CCCAGAAAGCAGATCTGGAAGCCCAAGTTCGGGGTTACCAGCTTGTCCTCGAACGAGAACCCGGAAACCAAACGGCATTGCGCGGGCTCGTGGAGGCTCAAATTCAGCTCGGCAATGTCGAAGGGACGATTGAGCCTTTGAAGAAGTTAGTTGAGGCGAATCCCGCGACGACGGAATATGCCGTATTGCTGGCACAAGCTCAAAACGAAACGGGCGATCGCGAAGCCGCTGCCCAAACCTACCGCGATGTACTGTCTACCCGTCCAGGCGATATGCAGGCCCTCCAAGGACTGGTTGGCCTACTTATGCAAGCCCAGCGCCCTGAGGCGGCGATTGGCCTCCTTCAAGACACTCTAAACCTCGCTGATGAAGCCAATCAAACCCAGCCTGGCAGTGTGGATGTCGTTTCCGTGCAACTCCTGTTGGGTCAGGTGTATGCCCAAAGTGGACGAGTGAGTGATTCGCTGGCGATTTACGACGAGGCGGCCAAACTCGATAGCCAAGATTTTCGACCCA
Above is a window of Synechococcales cyanobacterium T60_A2020_003 DNA encoding:
- a CDS encoding tetratricopeptide repeat protein, which translates into the protein MVVLPFAGALQSSRSTATNDPSASPSPGSGAELTDAQKADLEAQVRGYQLVLEREPGNQTALRGLVEAQIQLGNVEGTIEPLKKLVEANPATTEYAVLLAQAQNETGDREAAAQTYRDVLSTRPGDMQALQGLVGLLMQAQRPEAAIGLLQDTLNLADEANQTQPGSVDVVSVQLLLGQVYAQSGRVSDSLAIYDEAAKLDSQDFRPILAKAIVLQATGNDAEAQPLFTQAESMAPAEFKDQIKLMAAGQAPGQSESTDTPDSASPDTTDSEASPPAASE